A part of Paenibacillus donghaensis genomic DNA contains:
- a CDS encoding ABC transporter ATP-binding protein, with protein MEQDIQLSISGLQKTYKTGDGVRDINLDIRKGELITLLGPSGCGKTTVLRTIGGFLSPDAGEVKIENQSILHLPPEKRPTAMVFQSYNLWPHMTVYDNLAFGLKLRKTGKQQIREKVESALKLVRLPGMENKYPSQLSGGQQQRVAVARALLLEPKVLLLDEPFSALDAKLRMEMREELREIQAAGNLTMVFVTHDQEEALSISDRIVVMNSGRIEQVASPQDIYDQPSTLFVAQFIGRMNFLKGQAAGDGIRVHSFRFGNEKGLAGEVTVAVRPEDIVMHDGLAEGMSGTIKQVMVLGHYAEVSIETPAGMTKVFLPREEARGLTSGGAVTIGITRATAYPQSS; from the coding sequence ATGGAACAAGACATTCAATTATCGATCAGCGGTTTGCAAAAAACGTACAAGACCGGCGACGGTGTGCGTGACATTAATCTGGATATCCGCAAAGGGGAGCTTATTACCCTGCTCGGCCCGTCCGGCTGCGGGAAAACCACGGTACTGCGCACGATCGGCGGCTTCCTGTCCCCGGATGCAGGTGAGGTGAAGATTGAGAATCAGAGCATCCTCCACCTGCCGCCGGAAAAGCGGCCGACCGCCATGGTGTTCCAGAGCTATAACCTGTGGCCGCATATGACAGTATATGACAACCTCGCCTTTGGGCTGAAGCTGAGGAAGACGGGCAAACAGCAGATTCGCGAAAAGGTGGAGTCGGCGCTGAAGCTGGTTCGGCTGCCGGGTATGGAGAATAAATATCCCTCCCAGCTGTCCGGGGGCCAGCAGCAGCGTGTCGCGGTTGCCCGGGCGTTGTTGCTGGAGCCGAAGGTGCTGCTGCTGGACGAGCCCTTCTCCGCGCTGGATGCCAAGCTGAGAATGGAGATGCGTGAGGAGCTGCGTGAAATTCAGGCGGCGGGTAATCTGACGATGGTTTTCGTCACGCATGATCAGGAGGAGGCGTTGTCTATCTCCGACCGTATCGTCGTAATGAACAGCGGCAGAATTGAACAGGTGGCTTCTCCGCAGGATATTTATGATCAGCCGAGTACCTTGTTCGTGGCCCAGTTTATCGGACGTATGAACTTTCTGAAGGGACAGGCTGCCGGAGACGGGATCCGGGTACATTCCTTCCGGTTCGGCAATGAGAAGGGGCTTGCTGGTGAAGTGACGGTTGCGGTCAGGCCGGAAGATATCGTCATGCATGACGGATTGGCAGAAGGAATGTCCGGAACAATCAAACAGGTCATGGTGCTGGGGCATTACGCCGAGGTATCCATCGAAACTCCGGCCGGAATGACCAAGGTGTTCCTGCCGCGTGAAGAAGCGCGCGGATTAACTTCCGGAGGAGCCGTCACCATCGGTATTACGCGGGCAACCGCTTATCCACAATCATCTTAA
- a CDS encoding ABC transporter permease, which yields MGWYVRSLGKRKIIEFVVLLVFVFFFLGPLLNLVLLAFSGKWQYPAMLPQVWSLEWWSFVMTKEEVLSSISLSFGIATIVTMASILICIPAAYAFARIRFPLSRWFLFSFLLTNAFPKMGLYVSIAVLFYQVGLMNTLLGIVLIHIVNTLMFMTWIPAAAFKSVHQAQEESARDAGAGPFRVFWHITLPMALPGILVASIFTFLSSLDEAQGTFMVGIPDFKTMPLVMYSIVEDYPSTAGAVFSIIMTLPTIILLLAARRFVNADVMSSGFQMK from the coding sequence ATGGGGTGGTATGTAAGATCGCTTGGCAAACGGAAAATTATCGAGTTTGTTGTGCTGTTGGTATTCGTATTCTTTTTTCTGGGCCCGCTGCTTAATCTGGTACTGTTGGCTTTCTCGGGCAAATGGCAATATCCGGCCATGCTTCCTCAGGTATGGTCACTTGAATGGTGGTCCTTCGTAATGACCAAGGAGGAGGTGCTGTCCTCGATCTCACTTTCATTTGGAATTGCAACCATCGTTACAATGGCTTCCATTCTAATTTGTATTCCGGCGGCTTATGCCTTTGCCCGTATCCGCTTTCCGCTCAGCCGCTGGTTTTTGTTTTCTTTTCTGCTGACGAATGCTTTTCCGAAAATGGGCTTGTATGTCTCTATTGCGGTGCTGTTCTACCAGGTTGGGCTGATGAACACCTTACTTGGTATTGTACTTATTCACATCGTCAACACGCTGATGTTCATGACCTGGATTCCGGCAGCAGCTTTCAAAAGTGTGCATCAGGCTCAAGAGGAATCGGCACGGGATGCCGGAGCCGGACCGTTTCGCGTCTTCTGGCATATCACGCTGCCGATGGCATTGCCGGGAATTCTGGTCGCTTCCATCTTCACATTCCTGTCTTCACTGGATGAGGCGCAAGGAACATTTATGGTTGGAATTCCCGATTTCAAGACGATGCCGCTGGTGATGTATTCCATCGTAGAAGATTATCCCAGCACGGCTGGCGCTGTATTTTCGATTATTATGACGCTCCCGACGATTATTCTGCTGCTGGCCGCGAGAAGGTTCGTCAATGCCGATGTGATGTCGAGCGGATTTCAGATGAAGTGA
- a CDS encoding GntR family transcriptional regulator codes for MNMMSKTAIIKLQLKKLISEGTYKVGERLPSELEMSKSLGVSRETFRDAVKQMETEGRLLVKHGVGTFVIHPLPAIPSSLDRLSSTGEMIRSAGLEEGESRISLRKLDGSQEIAAQLGIKAGEQVMVLERIRTANGEPVAVTVNYFHPQRVGDLFERYDFSGSLLEFLELHLSIRIVKADTGISVPLHNDRNCQKLLVHPTTTVLLFKQLHYDEEHRAIFYSLDYMRDDVFSFQIRRTRD; via the coding sequence ATGAATATGATGTCAAAAACGGCAATCATTAAACTGCAGTTGAAGAAGTTGATCAGCGAAGGGACCTACAAGGTCGGAGAACGGCTGCCGTCGGAGCTGGAAATGTCCAAAAGCCTGGGCGTCAGCCGGGAAACGTTCCGTGATGCCGTCAAGCAAATGGAAACGGAGGGGCGTCTGCTGGTGAAGCACGGGGTAGGCACCTTTGTCATTCATCCGCTGCCTGCCATCCCCAGCAGCCTGGACCGATTGTCCAGCACCGGTGAGATGATTCGTTCGGCGGGGCTGGAGGAAGGCGAAAGCCGGATCTCACTGCGCAAGCTGGATGGTTCCCAAGAGATTGCGGCGCAGCTGGGAATTAAGGCAGGGGAGCAGGTTATGGTTTTGGAACGAATCCGTACAGCCAATGGCGAGCCGGTCGCGGTGACCGTGAACTATTTCCACCCGCAGCGGGTGGGAGACCTGTTTGAGCGGTATGATTTCTCCGGCTCGCTGCTCGAATTTCTGGAGCTGCATCTGTCGATCAGAATTGTGAAGGCGGACACCGGGATCTCAGTTCCGCTTCATAATGACCGTAATTGCCAGAAGCTGTTGGTGCATCCGACTACAACGGTGCTATTATTCAAGCAGCTGCATTATGACGAGGAGCATCGTGCCATTTTTTATTCGTTGGACTACATGCGCGACGATGTCTTCTCCTTCCAAATCCGTCGGACCCGCGATTGA
- a CDS encoding ABC transporter permease, whose translation MINLIRADLFKLRRTLTVKILLGIGTASALTMAIIAYLIPQGKLSESMTGIGFMFSDINVISILGAVLASVLICGDLEHKTIHDAIASGRNRSGIIIGKAIVLSGVLALILLPYALLTAIALVAGLEFSMGSVALGFLHVLTTETAAGFAAADTGKLLAVMLTLMIVYIAQLSITIPLAFMLKKPVLIIAIYYGFSILSGQLSGMGDSSQLMYRIYTCTPFAASYTLVNLDTAPGYLFQSILVSLGFMILMIAAAYGAFRRSELK comes from the coding sequence ATGATTAATCTGATTCGCGCGGACTTGTTCAAATTACGCCGTACGCTGACCGTGAAGATTCTGCTCGGCATTGGGACTGCAAGTGCACTGACCATGGCCATAATTGCGTACTTGATCCCTCAGGGCAAACTGAGTGAGAGCATGACCGGTATCGGGTTTATGTTCTCGGATATCAACGTGATCAGTATTCTCGGCGCGGTGCTGGCAAGTGTGCTGATCTGCGGCGATCTGGAGCATAAAACGATTCATGATGCCATTGCCAGCGGACGAAACCGAAGCGGAATCATTATTGGCAAGGCTATCGTGCTGAGTGGTGTTCTGGCATTAATCCTGCTTCCGTATGCTCTTCTGACCGCCATTGCCCTGGTTGCTGGGTTAGAATTCAGTATGGGTTCAGTAGCTTTGGGTTTCCTGCATGTGTTGACTACAGAAACGGCTGCCGGATTTGCTGCAGCGGATACAGGGAAACTGCTTGCAGTTATGCTTACCTTGATGATTGTGTATATTGCCCAGCTTAGCATCACCATCCCTTTGGCTTTTATGCTGAAGAAGCCCGTGCTTATCATCGCCATTTATTACGGCTTCTCGATTCTCAGCGGGCAGCTATCGGGGATGGGAGACAGCTCGCAGCTGATGTATCGGATATATACTTGTACTCCGTTTGCGGCCAGCTATACCTTGGTTAACCTGGACACTGCTCCGGGATATCTTTTTCAGTCGATCCTGGTCAGTCTGGGATTTATGATTCTTATGATTGCCGCTGCTTATGGGGCGTTTAGAAGATCAGAATTGAAGTGA
- a CDS encoding ABC transporter ATP-binding protein — MKEYVLRTDRLSKSYRGSYALQEVSVGLAPGRIYGLIGQNGAGKTTLMRLAAGLSFPTSGSLELFGHSGEKALQAERKRLGCMIESPSITPSMTARDNLRHHRILRGIPNVEVEEELLAFVGLSNTGRKKAQNFSQGMKQRLGIAIALLGHPELLILDEPINGLDPIGVVEIRNLLKRLCEERQMTILISSHNLPELYQTATDYIIIHQGKVKQTLTLAELEERCKHHILISCAHPEQLVTVLETKLQTTNYKVMPDQTVRLYDYLNEKERVAEVLYENGIVVTQLASGGDTLEDYFLAVIGGGSHD, encoded by the coding sequence ATGAAAGAATATGTGCTGAGAACAGACCGGTTGAGCAAGAGCTACCGGGGCAGCTATGCGCTGCAGGAGGTATCTGTGGGGCTTGCGCCCGGCAGAATCTATGGATTAATCGGACAGAACGGTGCCGGCAAAACAACGCTGATGCGGCTGGCTGCAGGCCTGAGCTTCCCGACAAGCGGAAGCTTGGAGCTGTTCGGACACTCCGGCGAGAAAGCTCTGCAGGCTGAACGTAAAAGGTTGGGCTGTATGATCGAGAGTCCCAGTATTACACCGAGCATGACGGCAAGGGATAATCTGCGTCACCACCGGATTCTGCGGGGAATTCCCAATGTGGAGGTCGAAGAGGAACTGCTGGCATTTGTAGGTCTTTCGAATACAGGCCGCAAAAAAGCGCAGAATTTCTCGCAGGGCATGAAGCAGCGTCTGGGGATTGCCATTGCACTGCTTGGTCATCCTGAACTGCTCATTCTGGATGAGCCGATTAACGGTCTGGATCCCATCGGCGTGGTGGAGATCCGCAATCTGCTCAAGAGGTTGTGCGAGGAGCGGCAGATGACGATTCTGATCTCCAGCCACAATCTGCCAGAGCTGTATCAGACGGCGACGGATTATATCATCATTCACCAAGGCAAGGTCAAGCAGACACTTACGCTGGCAGAGCTGGAAGAACGCTGCAAGCACCATATTCTAATCAGCTGTGCTCATCCTGAACAATTGGTGACTGTCCTGGAGACGAAGCTGCAGACCACGAATTACAAGGTGATGCCGGATCAGACAGTCAGGCTCTATGATTATCTGAATGAGAAGGAGCGCGTAGCCGAAGTTCTATATGAGAATGGGATTGTCGTGACCCAGCTGGCAAGTGGGGGAGATACGCTTGAGGATTATTTCCTTGCAGTCATTGGAGGTGGCAGCCATGATTAA
- a CDS encoding response regulator transcription factor, producing the protein MNSILIIEDHEDVNLMLAEALSDAGYEVKSLYNGAEGVEEIREGTYDLVILDIMLPFKNGDELLKELREFSNVPVIVISAKGLIGTKIELLKLGADDYMTKPFDLGEVAARVESNLRRFAIQHKEQHNIRYKDLLLNDSTQSVTVNQASLELTAKEYRILELLMKHDGKVFTKSNLYESVWQDEYVGDDNAVKTHISNLRNKLRQANPQEDYIETVWGLGYRLSSK; encoded by the coding sequence GTGAACAGCATACTGATTATTGAAGATCATGAGGATGTCAACCTGATGCTGGCAGAAGCCTTGAGTGATGCCGGTTATGAAGTGAAATCGCTCTATAACGGCGCAGAGGGTGTAGAGGAGATCCGCGAAGGTACATATGATTTGGTGATTCTGGACATCATGCTTCCCTTTAAAAATGGTGATGAACTGCTCAAAGAGCTGCGGGAGTTCTCCAACGTCCCGGTGATTGTCATTTCCGCCAAAGGCCTGATCGGCACCAAAATTGAGCTGCTGAAGCTCGGTGCGGATGATTATATGACCAAGCCGTTTGACCTGGGTGAGGTGGCGGCGCGGGTAGAATCCAATCTGCGGCGCTTTGCTATCCAGCACAAGGAACAACACAACATCCGCTATAAAGATCTGCTGCTGAACGACAGCACCCAGAGCGTGACGGTGAACCAGGCCAGCCTGGAGCTGACGGCCAAGGAATACCGGATTCTGGAGCTGCTTATGAAGCATGACGGCAAAGTATTTACGAAATCCAACCTCTACGAATCCGTCTGGCAGGATGAATATGTAGGGGATGATAATGCGGTCAAGACCCATATCAGCAACCTGCGCAATAAGCTGAGACAAGCCAATCCGCAGGAGGATTATATCGAGACAGTATGGGGGCTGGGCTACAGGCTATCTTCCAAGTGA
- a CDS encoding DinB family protein has translation MIDLNRIYLISDMPGYPAQISRLLSMMNYVRCTTIETVQDLTIEQLDYLMDPQCNSIGALLSHFAAVEYLYQAFTFEGRDLTEKEDERWGPALNLGDEGRMHIKGKDLNYYIDQMNEVRAVTLELFKTVGDDWLSIEEPFWHDKPANHYFKWFHVFEDEINHRGQIRMIGKRARASV, from the coding sequence ATGATAGACTTGAACCGCATTTATCTCATTTCTGATATGCCGGGGTATCCTGCACAAATCAGCCGTTTGTTGTCGATGATGAATTATGTGAGATGTACCACTATTGAAACCGTCCAGGATCTGACGATCGAGCAGCTCGATTACCTGATGGACCCGCAGTGCAATTCAATTGGAGCGCTTTTATCCCATTTTGCAGCTGTAGAGTATCTGTATCAGGCGTTTACCTTCGAGGGCAGGGACTTGACGGAGAAAGAGGATGAGCGCTGGGGACCTGCTCTGAATTTAGGCGATGAAGGGCGGATGCATATCAAGGGCAAGGATCTGAATTATTACATAGACCAAATGAACGAGGTAAGAGCTGTAACCCTGGAGCTGTTCAAAACGGTGGGTGATGACTGGCTGTCTATTGAAGAGCCGTTCTGGCATGACAAGCCGGCCAATCATTATTTCAAGTGGTTCCATGTCTTTGAGGATGAAATCAACCACAGAGGCCAGATTAGAATGATCGGCAAAAGAGCAAGAGCAAGCGTATAG
- a CDS encoding ABC transporter permease — MRTLLKVEMLKLRSARIWWIIAAGAVLPGVITCLSFWEESTLVWREYLHVAMLIFNVQSLLTFSAFAAVMSAREYEENTMEMTLCYPYPRHHFLIAKLMIMVVVIAVTVAIFALFTIGFGLGLVAEPLPSAILWLFIRVLLQLIFMHVLIIPAAFLAAMLSRMALPSVMLGIVSMCICMMLYNTTFIQFIPPAIPFVLSDHLLGMDVMSLLPNYTIHWSILAAYFVLLLFAGVRMPLALQGKE; from the coding sequence ATGCGGACGTTGCTTAAGGTTGAAATGCTGAAGCTCCGCTCGGCCAGGATATGGTGGATCATCGCCGCGGGCGCTGTACTGCCGGGAGTGATTACCTGCTTGTCATTCTGGGAAGAGAGCACTTTGGTCTGGCGGGAGTACCTCCATGTGGCGATGCTGATCTTCAATGTGCAGTCCTTGCTGACCTTCTCCGCCTTCGCGGCAGTGATGAGCGCCAGGGAATATGAGGAGAATACGATGGAAATGACGCTCTGTTATCCGTATCCGCGACATCATTTCCTGATTGCCAAGCTAATGATTATGGTTGTCGTAATCGCCGTTACCGTAGCTATATTCGCGTTGTTTACGATTGGCTTCGGACTGGGACTGGTCGCAGAGCCGCTGCCTTCCGCTATACTGTGGCTGTTTATCCGTGTGTTGCTTCAGCTCATCTTCATGCATGTACTGATTATTCCCGCGGCCTTCCTGGCAGCGATGTTGTCGCGAATGGCTCTGCCCAGTGTCATGCTTGGCATTGTGAGTATGTGCATCTGCATGATGCTGTACAACACCACATTTATTCAATTCATCCCGCCAGCTATCCCCTTCGTATTGTCGGACCATTTGCTGGGTATGGATGTGATGAGTCTCTTGCCTAATTACACGATTCATTGGAGCATCCTGGCGGCTTATTTCGTGCTGTTGTTATTTGCTGGTGTGCGGATGCCGCTGGCTTTGCAGGGAAAAGAGTAG
- a CDS encoding ABC transporter permease has protein sequence MSSLLQLEFMKLRRTFLVLLLPLALFVPLALVLIQYGFHPQQSFSAVITKNSVFMQMISFASVVITGCYIVAREYRQQLISYLAITPKSLTRILLSKYILLFLEIAVLQGLTFGLLIVIHSLVSGFDPQLAADYVTAGVLSTLCLMALTPAVVCVALWKRNASAAALLFLVVFMLTYPFAFKDFGAFLPHLLPIILVSKLLGYEQYAHLSYARGGLILLAVFAGFLYLSIHLINSKE, from the coding sequence ATGTCTAGCTTGCTGCAGCTGGAGTTTATGAAGCTGAGAAGGACCTTTCTGGTTCTGCTGCTTCCCTTAGCGCTGTTCGTGCCCCTTGCGCTGGTACTGATTCAATACGGATTTCATCCGCAGCAGTCCTTCTCCGCAGTCATAACGAAGAATAGTGTGTTTATGCAGATGATTTCTTTTGCCAGTGTGGTCATCACGGGTTGTTACATCGTGGCCAGAGAATATCGGCAGCAGCTGATTTCCTATTTAGCGATCACCCCGAAGTCACTCACACGTATTCTGCTCAGCAAATACATTCTATTGTTTCTGGAAATCGCTGTTTTGCAAGGGCTTACTTTTGGCCTGCTGATTGTTATCCATTCGCTAGTTTCCGGGTTTGACCCGCAGCTGGCTGCTGATTATGTGACTGCTGGTGTGCTAAGTACTCTCTGCCTGATGGCGCTGACCCCAGCGGTTGTATGTGTTGCCTTGTGGAAGCGGAATGCTTCAGCTGCGGCGTTGCTGTTTCTTGTGGTGTTTATGCTGACGTACCCGTTTGCCTTCAAGGACTTTGGCGCTTTCCTGCCTCATCTGCTGCCGATTATCCTGGTCTCCAAACTCCTTGGGTATGAGCAATATGCACATCTCAGCTATGCGCGGGGAGGCCTGATTCTGCTGGCTGTCTTCGCTGGCTTCCTGTACCTGTCGATACATTTAATCAACTCGAAGGAGTGA
- a CDS encoding ABC transporter ATP-binding protein, whose amino-acid sequence MTYIVQTSDLSKSFKKVPVVDKVNLQVKPGEIYGFIGPNGAGKTTTIRMILNLIQPLSGSVELFGEKVTDQSMARHLRRIGAIIETPGFYLNLTGQENLDIHRLMMGVEHKSSIDRALSLVGLSDHRHKKTRQYSLGMKQRLGLARALLHDPQLLILDEPTNGLDPHGVVEIRDLLIRLAAQGKTVFVSSHNLAEVEKMVSRIGILHQGKLLEEITRDELKQKSASLEDYFMQLTGGAAHV is encoded by the coding sequence ATGACGTATATTGTGCAGACCTCAGATTTATCCAAAAGCTTCAAAAAAGTGCCGGTAGTAGATAAAGTAAATCTGCAGGTGAAGCCAGGCGAAATTTACGGTTTCATCGGACCCAACGGGGCCGGCAAAACAACCACCATCCGCATGATCCTGAATCTAATTCAACCGCTCAGCGGTAGTGTGGAGCTGTTCGGTGAGAAAGTAACGGACCAGAGTATGGCCCGCCATCTGCGCAGAATTGGTGCGATTATTGAAACGCCGGGGTTCTATCTTAATCTTACCGGACAAGAGAACCTGGACATTCACCGGCTAATGATGGGTGTGGAGCATAAATCCAGCATAGACCGGGCGCTGAGCCTGGTGGGTTTATCTGATCACAGGCATAAAAAAACGCGCCAGTATTCACTCGGCATGAAGCAGCGGCTGGGTCTGGCCAGAGCCTTGCTGCATGACCCGCAGCTGCTGATCCTGGATGAGCCGACCAATGGACTTGATCCACATGGGGTGGTGGAGATCCGTGATCTATTAATCCGGCTGGCAGCGCAGGGCAAAACGGTGTTCGTATCATCGCATAATCTGGCTGAGGTCGAGAAGATGGTCAGCCGAATTGGCATTCTGCATCAAGGCAAGCTGCTGGAGGAGATCACCCGGGATGAATTGAAGCAGAAGAGTGCTTCGCTTGAGGATTATTTCATGCAACTGACAGGAGGTGCCGCTCATGTCTAG
- a CDS encoding TetR/AcrR family transcriptional regulator, protein MNNNKQDTKNRILEVSLDLFSRRGYSSVSIRDICGEVGIKESTVYYHFKNKQDIFDVLCESFTAVTYAMPEEFAVQMAQVTSVQAEEFIFVCQSFLNDYLMDPKVNRFIRMLILEQGTNPEAAALYHRVLFDEALAGQKLIFEWLVGIGFLKAGDLTGMVMDYYAPVVYLFHRYLVADELTEVIRAEANQKLIEHVQHFLAQYRAVE, encoded by the coding sequence ATGAACAACAACAAACAAGACACCAAAAACCGGATACTGGAGGTTTCGTTAGACCTCTTTTCCAGAAGAGGGTACAGCTCTGTATCGATCCGCGATATCTGCGGTGAAGTGGGAATCAAGGAAAGCACGGTGTATTACCACTTTAAGAACAAGCAGGATATCTTCGATGTGCTGTGCGAATCGTTTACAGCGGTAACTTATGCCATGCCGGAGGAATTTGCTGTTCAGATGGCCCAGGTGACAAGCGTGCAGGCTGAGGAATTCATCTTTGTCTGTCAATCCTTTCTGAACGATTATCTGATGGACCCCAAGGTGAACCGCTTTATCCGGATGTTAATTCTGGAGCAGGGCACCAATCCTGAAGCGGCGGCGCTGTACCACAGGGTATTATTCGATGAGGCGCTTGCGGGTCAGAAGCTGATTTTCGAGTGGCTGGTGGGGATTGGATTTCTGAAGGCGGGAGACCTTACGGGAATGGTAATGGATTATTATGCGCCGGTCGTGTATTTATTTCACCGTTACCTGGTGGCAGATGAACTGACTGAAGTCATTCGGGCGGAGGCCAATCAGAAGTTAATCGAGCATGTGCAGCACTTTCTGGCCCAGTATCGAGCGGTGGAGTAA
- a CDS encoding flavodoxin family protein encodes MTKVTAFIGTQQKQATYRAVREMEQQLKTYADIEFEYVFLKDYELKHCRGCKLCFNKGEQYCPLKDDRDLLLEKLNEADGVIWATPNYAFHVSASMKNLLDRLAYMFHRPQFFDKAFTSVVTQGIYGGNAIVKYLDNMGVNFGFQVSKGCVLQTLEPATAAAKAKNSREIEQCSKRFYKQLMRSAPKTPSLFRLMMFRMSRTHIKSMLNDKYRDYPYYREQGWFESDYYYPVRLGVVKRMAGRMFDGMAARRVKRR; translated from the coding sequence ATGACCAAAGTCACCGCGTTTATCGGAACACAGCAAAAGCAGGCCACCTACCGGGCCGTACGCGAAATGGAGCAGCAGCTGAAGACCTATGCTGATATCGAGTTCGAATATGTTTTCCTGAAGGATTACGAGCTGAAGCATTGCCGGGGCTGCAAACTGTGCTTTAATAAAGGGGAGCAATATTGCCCCTTGAAGGATGATCGTGATCTGCTACTGGAGAAGCTGAACGAAGCAGACGGGGTTATTTGGGCGACGCCTAATTATGCCTTTCATGTATCGGCTTCGATGAAGAACTTGCTGGATCGGCTGGCTTATATGTTCCACAGACCGCAGTTCTTCGACAAAGCCTTCACCTCTGTAGTGACCCAAGGCATCTATGGAGGAAACGCCATTGTGAAATATCTCGATAACATGGGCGTAAACTTCGGTTTCCAGGTCTCGAAAGGCTGTGTGCTGCAAACGCTGGAACCGGCAACCGCGGCGGCGAAGGCTAAGAACTCACGGGAAATCGAGCAATGCTCGAAGCGATTCTACAAGCAGCTGATGCGCTCTGCACCGAAGACGCCTTCCTTGTTCAGACTGATGATGTTCCGTATGTCACGCACCCACATCAAGTCTATGCTCAATGACAAATATCGGGATTACCCGTACTACCGGGAGCAAGGCTGGTTTGAGTCTGACTACTATTATCCCGTTCGTTTAGGAGTCGTTAAGAGAATGGCAGGCCGAATGTTTGATGGTATGGCAGCGCGGAGGGTGAAGCGGCGTTAA
- the hcp gene encoding hydroxylamine reductase, whose product MFCYQCEQTPSGGCTVVGVCGKDETVASLQDTMIFALKGIAAYATHARQLGYTDPEVDRITHEALYMTLTNSNFNVQEHLDMAMQVGNAAVRIMDLLDRAHTDRFGIPQPVTVSQNAIEGQCIVVTGHNLYALEELLRQTEGKGINIYTHSEMLPAHGYPALKKYPHLKGNIGKAWYDQRRLFEQFPGAILATTNCVMPIKGTYADRFFSYEVAGLEGVRKITHDDFSPLIERALSLPAADVTSEQVLTTGYHHETVIGLAPEIIQAIKDGHIRRFFVIAGCDAPGKAGEYYRELATSLPNDTVILTTSCGKFRFNDVDYGTVGDTGIPRYIDLGQCNNSGSTVKIALALAEAFDCSVNELPISIVLSWFEQKAVAILLGLFSLGIQDIRIGPKPPEFISTGVLDVLVELFGLKLITTAEADMNAMLALS is encoded by the coding sequence ATGTTTTGTTACCAATGTGAGCAGACGCCGAGCGGCGGATGTACGGTGGTTGGGGTATGCGGCAAGGATGAGACAGTGGCCAGCCTGCAGGATACGATGATTTTTGCGCTTAAAGGCATTGCTGCTTATGCAACCCACGCCCGTCAGCTGGGGTATACCGACCCCGAAGTGGACCGGATTACCCACGAAGCCTTGTATATGACCCTGACCAATTCCAATTTCAATGTGCAAGAGCATCTGGACATGGCGATGCAGGTGGGAAATGCGGCAGTGCGGATCATGGATCTGCTGGACCGTGCGCATACTGACCGTTTCGGAATTCCGCAGCCGGTTACGGTCAGCCAGAATGCGATTGAAGGCCAATGTATCGTAGTCACCGGACATAATCTGTATGCGCTGGAGGAGTTGCTGCGGCAGACGGAAGGCAAAGGCATTAACATCTACACCCATTCGGAGATGCTGCCAGCCCACGGGTATCCGGCACTGAAGAAGTATCCGCATCTGAAGGGCAATATCGGCAAGGCCTGGTATGATCAGCGCAGGCTGTTTGAACAGTTCCCTGGAGCGATCCTCGCGACTACGAACTGTGTGATGCCGATCAAGGGAACGTATGCCGACCGCTTTTTCTCTTATGAAGTAGCAGGGCTTGAAGGTGTCCGCAAAATCACCCATGACGATTTCTCCCCATTGATCGAGCGCGCGCTTTCACTGCCGGCGGCCGATGTCACCTCTGAGCAGGTGCTGACCACCGGTTACCATCATGAGACTGTGATCGGCCTGGCCCCGGAGATTATTCAGGCCATTAAGGATGGACATATCCGCAGGTTCTTCGTGATTGCAGGCTGTGACGCCCCTGGCAAAGCGGGCGAATATTACCGCGAGCTGGCCACGTCGCTGCCTAATGATACGGTCATTCTGACCACCTCCTGCGGGAAATTCCGCTTCAATGATGTAGACTATGGTACGGTTGGAGATACGGGAATTCCGCGTTATATTGACCTGGGCCAATGTAATAATTCCGGTTCTACGGTCAAAATTGCGCTTGCGCTCGCCGAAGCCTTCGACTGCAGCGTCAATGAACTGCCGATCAGTATCGTATTGTCATGGTTTGAGCAAAAAGCGGTCGCTATTCTGCTGGGCTTGTTCAGCCTGGGTATTCAGGATATCCGCATTGGTCCGAAGCCGCCGGAATTTATCTCAACCGGAGTGCTCGATGTGCTTGTCGAGCTATTCGGGCTGAAGCTGATTACCACCGCCGAAGCGGATATGAACGCTATGCTGGCGCTTTCCTAA